The following coding sequences lie in one Pseudomonas monsensis genomic window:
- a CDS encoding NAD(P)/FAD-dependent oxidoreductase has protein sequence MSQADFIIIGGGIAGASTGFWLSPHAKVIVLERESHPAYHSTGRSAALYTAAYGTPQVRALTLASREFFDQPPSGFCEHPLLTPRGEMTVDFTGDAAELNNQYLSAKATVPEMQLLSADEACARLPILRRDKVHGAIYDPTASDIDTDALHQGYLRGIRRNNGEVHTDCEVLSLSRDADGQWQVQTNSQTFSAPIIINAAGAWADKIGALAGARPLGLQPKRRAAFIFAGPEGVDIHHWPMLVSLDESFYMKPDAGMFLGSPANADPVEPHDVQPEELDIAMGIYQIEEATTLTIRRPTRTWAGLRSFVADGDLLSGFDQQVPGLFWVAAQGGYGIQTSPAMGQASAALVRGQSLPEHLQQFGLSRAMLSPSRLR, from the coding sequence ATGAGCCAGGCAGACTTCATCATCATTGGCGGCGGAATTGCCGGCGCTTCCACCGGTTTCTGGCTGTCGCCGCACGCCAAAGTGATCGTGCTGGAACGTGAGTCGCACCCGGCTTACCACTCCACCGGACGCTCGGCGGCGCTCTACACCGCCGCGTACGGAACGCCGCAGGTGCGCGCGCTGACCCTCGCCAGCCGTGAGTTTTTCGATCAGCCGCCGAGTGGCTTCTGCGAGCATCCATTGCTGACCCCGCGCGGCGAAATGACTGTCGATTTCACCGGCGACGCCGCTGAACTGAACAACCAGTACCTCAGCGCCAAAGCCACGGTACCGGAGATGCAATTACTCAGCGCCGACGAAGCCTGCGCCCGTCTGCCGATCCTGCGTCGGGACAAAGTCCATGGCGCGATCTACGACCCGACCGCCAGCGACATCGACACCGACGCTCTGCATCAGGGTTACCTGCGCGGCATCCGCCGCAACAACGGTGAAGTCCACACCGATTGCGAGGTACTGAGCCTGAGTCGCGACGCTGACGGCCAGTGGCAAGTGCAAACCAATAGCCAGACGTTCAGCGCCCCGATCATCATCAACGCCGCCGGCGCCTGGGCCGACAAGATCGGCGCATTGGCCGGCGCCCGCCCGCTGGGCCTGCAACCGAAACGCCGCGCCGCGTTTATCTTCGCCGGGCCCGAAGGCGTCGACATTCATCACTGGCCGATGCTGGTCAGCCTCGACGAATCGTTCTACATGAAGCCCGACGCCGGGATGTTCCTCGGCTCGCCAGCGAATGCCGATCCGGTCGAACCTCACGACGTGCAGCCGGAGGAGCTGGACATCGCCATGGGCATCTACCAGATCGAAGAAGCCACGACGCTGACCATCCGCCGCCCGACCCGGACCTGGGCCGGTTTGCGCAGCTTCGTCGCCGATGGTGACCTGCTCAGTGGTTTCGATCAGCAGGTGCCGGGGCTGTTCTGGGTCGCGGCGCAGGGCGGTTACGGTATCCAGACTTCACCGGCGATGGGCCAGGCCAGTGCGGCACTGGTGCGCGGTCAGTCGTTGCCGGAGCATCTGCAGCAGTTCGGCCTCAGCCGCGCCATGCTCTCCCCTTCACGGCTGCGCTGA
- a CDS encoding helix-turn-helix transcriptional regulator, with translation MTAPEFDPALDNFRAIADAIATLFFPHAEVVLHDLRTQKVDYIANNLSKRVIGDESSLEDMLSEDVSDRNIGPYEKLNWDGQKIRSLSTVLRDSEGLPLAVLCINLNISLFENAKAALDLFLSPSKLIPQPDSLFRDDWQERINTFLHAWLRERQLSLNLLTRDHKRELVLALHAEGAFKGKSASNYVANVLNMGRATVYKHLKELKG, from the coding sequence ATGACTGCCCCCGAATTCGATCCGGCACTGGATAACTTCCGTGCCATCGCCGACGCCATCGCCACGCTGTTCTTTCCCCACGCCGAAGTGGTGCTGCACGACCTGCGCACGCAAAAGGTCGACTACATCGCCAACAATCTGTCCAAGCGAGTGATCGGTGATGAGTCGTCGCTGGAAGACATGCTTAGCGAAGATGTCAGCGACCGCAACATCGGCCCGTACGAAAAGCTCAACTGGGACGGTCAGAAAATCCGCAGCCTGAGCACCGTATTGCGCGACAGCGAAGGTCTGCCGCTGGCGGTGCTGTGCATCAACCTGAATATTTCGCTGTTCGAAAATGCGAAGGCGGCGCTGGACCTGTTTCTGTCGCCGAGCAAACTGATCCCGCAACCGGACTCTCTGTTTCGCGATGACTGGCAGGAGCGCATCAACACCTTCCTCCACGCCTGGCTGCGCGAGCGGCAGCTGAGCCTGAATCTGCTGACCCGCGATCACAAACGCGAGCTGGTGCTGGCCCTGCACGCCGAGGGCGCGTTCAAGGGCAAGAGCGCGTCGAACTATGTGGCCAATGTGCTGAACATGGGGCGGGCGACGGTGTACAAGCACC